A genome region from Archaeoglobus fulgidus DSM 4304 includes the following:
- a CDS encoding DUF1641 domain-containing protein yields the protein MTDISPDKFAKAAEAIYEIFEKVVENHDEILDAIDKLLILERKGVFDEIVKFSEFKVPFTPDEIREIAERFEMLIKILLSVDERVLKVIKRLIDAFEESMVYEQMGMMEAMKALRDPDVQKAIGFALTLAKNFGKRI from the coding sequence ATGACCGATATATCCCCGGACAAGTTTGCCAAGGCAGCTGAGGCGATATACGAGATTTTCGAGAAAGTTGTCGAGAACCACGACGAAATTCTCGATGCTATCGACAAGCTCCTGATACTTGAGAGGAAGGGAGTTTTTGACGAAATAGTGAAGTTCTCCGAGTTCAAGGTTCCCTTTACGCCTGACGAGATCAGGGAGATTGCCGAGAGATTCGAGATGCTGATAAAGATTCTTCTTTCCGTCGATGAGAGGGTTCTCAAAGTAATAAAGAGGCTAATCGATGCCTTTGAGGAGTCCATGGTTTACGAGCAGATGGGGATGATGGAGGCCATGAAGGCCTTGAGGGACCCTGACGTGCAGAAGGCCATCGGGTTCGCCCTCACTCTCGCAAAAAATTTTGGAAAGAGGATCTAG
- a CDS encoding DUF5371 family protein, with protein MVKIVHAQTVLPENVLEELKRKTGENATKDAIAKAVEHYLMCPYTHEAPLEKRLEEVIKKKKK; from the coding sequence ATGGTGAAAATCGTTCACGCTCAAACAGTGCTGCCTGAAAATGTGCTTGAAGAGCTAAAGAGGAAAACGGGAGAGAATGCAACGAAGGATGCAATAGCTAAGGCCGTAGAGCACTATCTCATGTGCCCTTACACTCATGAGGCGCCCTTAGAAAAAAGGCTTGAGGAAGTAATCAAGAAGAAAAAGAAGTAA
- the ilvN gene encoding acetolactate synthase small subunit codes for MKHTIAVLVENKPGVLARVAGLFRRRGFNIESLTVGTTERDDLSRMTIVVEGDDKVVEQVIKQLNKLIETIKVSEITESSVERELCLIRVHAPPEKRGEIVELTNIFRARIVDVSRDSFIIEVTGDEDKVSAFIDLMRQYGIKELARTGKVAMVRGNKK; via the coding sequence GTGAAGCACACGATAGCCGTTCTGGTTGAGAACAAGCCCGGAGTCCTTGCGAGGGTTGCGGGACTGTTCAGGAGGAGGGGTTTCAACATAGAGAGCCTGACAGTCGGCACCACCGAAAGAGATGACCTTTCAAGAATGACGATTGTCGTTGAAGGAGACGACAAGGTCGTTGAGCAGGTGATTAAGCAGCTGAACAAGCTCATTGAAACAATCAAGGTCAGCGAGATTACAGAAAGCTCTGTCGAAAGAGAGCTGTGCCTCATCAGAGTTCACGCACCTCCAGAGAAGAGGGGCGAAATTGTGGAGCTCACAAACATCTTCAGAGCGAGAATAGTTGACGTCTCCAGAGACAGCTTCATTATTGAGGTCACGGGCGATGAAGACAAGGTCTCGGCGTTCATTGACTTGATGAGGCAGTACGGCATCAAGGAGCTTGCAAGAACCGGAAAAGTGGCAATGGTAAGAGGAAACAAAAAATGA
- a CDS encoding acetolactate synthase large subunit yields the protein MRAADAIVKALEMEGIEVVFGIPGGAIIEVYDALYDSGIRHITTRHEQGATHAADGYARASGKVGVAFATSGPGATNTVTGIATAYMDSSPLVVFTGQVPTSMIGNDAFQEADITGITMPITKHNYLVTDTKDLLGTIKEAFHIASTGRPGPVLVDLPKDITTADIDFNYPKKVSLPGYKPKLEGHPRQIAKAAELIMKAERPVILAGGGVIISNASKELVELAETIPAFVVTTLMGKGSIPETHPLSLGFAGMHGTKYANYALSESDLIIAVGCRFSDRTTGNVAMFAPEAKIIHIDIDPAEIGKNVRVDVPIVGDARKVLAKLKKAVEYKQRKEWEDKVNDWKKRYPLKYKKEGFKPQYVIERACEIMPDAIITTEVGQNQMWAAQFFKTKYPRQFITSGGLGTMGFGFPAAMGAQVAFPEKTVIDIAGDGSFFMNIQELATCVKYEIPVKVLVLNNGYLGMVRQWQELFYRERYSATCIGCEKTGFEAIARGFGAIGMTVEKPSEVDDALKEAKEVDAPVVIDFRVDYQANVFPMVPPGAALNEIIDEE from the coding sequence ATGCGTGCTGCTGATGCCATTGTCAAGGCTTTGGAGATGGAAGGTATAGAGGTCGTGTTTGGAATACCCGGAGGTGCGATTATTGAGGTCTACGATGCGCTCTACGATTCGGGAATAAGGCACATAACAACGAGGCACGAGCAGGGTGCGACCCACGCGGCAGACGGCTACGCAAGGGCGAGCGGCAAAGTGGGGGTTGCCTTCGCCACCTCCGGACCCGGAGCGACGAACACCGTTACCGGCATAGCTACAGCCTACATGGACTCCTCACCGCTCGTTGTCTTCACCGGCCAGGTTCCGACCAGCATGATCGGAAACGATGCGTTTCAGGAGGCCGACATAACCGGAATCACGATGCCCATAACCAAGCACAACTACCTGGTTACGGACACCAAAGACCTTCTGGGCACGATAAAGGAGGCTTTCCACATAGCCTCAACCGGCAGACCCGGTCCGGTTCTCGTTGACCTGCCCAAGGACATCACAACCGCAGACATAGACTTCAACTACCCCAAGAAGGTCAGCCTCCCGGGATACAAGCCGAAGCTGGAGGGGCATCCGAGGCAGATAGCGAAGGCGGCCGAGCTGATAATGAAGGCGGAGAGACCGGTTATACTTGCCGGTGGTGGGGTCATAATCTCAAACGCCTCAAAGGAGCTTGTCGAGCTTGCAGAAACAATCCCGGCCTTCGTTGTTACAACGCTGATGGGAAAAGGCTCAATTCCAGAAACACACCCGCTGTCACTCGGATTCGCCGGAATGCACGGAACGAAGTACGCAAACTACGCTTTGAGTGAGAGCGACTTGATTATCGCGGTCGGCTGCAGGTTCAGCGACAGAACAACCGGAAACGTCGCGATGTTCGCACCAGAGGCAAAGATAATCCACATCGACATCGATCCTGCAGAAATAGGAAAAAACGTCAGAGTTGACGTCCCTATAGTCGGAGATGCGAGGAAAGTCCTTGCAAAGCTTAAGAAGGCCGTGGAGTACAAGCAAAGAAAAGAATGGGAGGACAAGGTGAACGACTGGAAGAAGAGATATCCGCTGAAGTACAAAAAGGAGGGGTTCAAGCCGCAGTACGTGATTGAGCGCGCCTGCGAGATTATGCCGGACGCTATTATCACGACAGAGGTTGGACAGAATCAGATGTGGGCTGCTCAGTTTTTCAAAACCAAGTACCCAAGGCAGTTCATAACAAGCGGTGGATTGGGAACGATGGGTTTCGGCTTCCCTGCAGCGATGGGCGCACAGGTCGCGTTTCCAGAAAAGACAGTTATAGACATCGCAGGGGATGGGAGCTTCTTCATGAACATCCAGGAGCTTGCAACATGCGTCAAGTACGAGATTCCCGTGAAAGTTCTGGTTCTGAATAACGGCTACCTCGGAATGGTCAGGCAGTGGCAGGAGCTGTTCTACAGAGAGAGGTACTCTGCAACCTGCATTGGCTGCGAGAAAACGGGATTTGAAGCCATAGCAAGGGGTTTCGGTGCGATAGGCATGACCGTCGAGAAGCCTTCGGAAGTCGATGATGCACTCAAGGAGGCAAAGGAAGTCGACGCGCCGGTGGTCATAGACTTCAGAGTTGACTACCAGGCAAACGTCTTCCCGATGGTCCCGCCGGGAGCGGCGTTAAACGAGATTATCGATGAGGAGTGA